In the Anastrepha obliqua isolate idAnaObli1 chromosome 1, idAnaObli1_1.0, whole genome shotgun sequence genome, one interval contains:
- the LOC129235716 gene encoding lysosomal acid glucosylceramidase-like, with protein sequence MERRINYGWHLFALNLIACLIAPSDQASAPCALREYKTGLVCVCNATYCDYLDDPTPTEEYLFTIVSSTKASLLVYTLLRSNFLNKFRFHRYTPYILLSGIHLKIIFFFFSKSGLRFATTNGLFNLYKKYYILDYDQRLDSTMQATTRSVQIKVDREKRLQNITGFGGSFTGSVSYILDKLPQELQDHLYKSFYSSSGIGFNLMRTPIGGCDFDLEAWAYNELPENDTALSNITKLDPREEKRIEQIKRLKLVSNVENLRIKAAAWSSPPWMKTNNAWTGLGRLKKEYYQTWADYHLRWLELWEDSGLPIWAISTGNEPLNGVAFMKLIKFMSLGWTPSQQAVWLSENLGPTIRSKYKDMLIFGNDDQRYTYAFWFKQMKASRSDSLDYLSGLAVHWYWDEIFKPKFIEVARKEMPDRILISSESCIGDKPWQKAAPVLGSWERGEKYARAFLQDLQNDFNGWIDWNIVLDEEGGPNYVKNFVDAPVIANMTNGIEVYKQPIFYAMGHFSKFIPEGSVRIAAERTNVNVDTVAFLRPDSSVALVIFNSGYASVDVHITDPYRGSILFLIPPKSIHTVLYK encoded by the exons ATGGAAAGGAGAATTAATTACGGTTGGCACTTATTTGCGCTCAACCTAATTGCATGCCTTATTG CGCCTTCTGATCAAGCAAGTGCCCCTTGCGCCCTGAGAGAATATAAGACTGGACTTGTATGTGTTTGCAATGCAACCTATTGTGATTACCTGGATGATCCAACGCCCACCGAAGAATATTTATTCACTATTGTATCATCAACAAAG GCATCACTTTTGGTATATACTTTATTAAGAAGTAATTTTCTCAACAAATTTcggtttcataggtatacaccaTATATCTTATTATCAGGGATCcatttaaaaataatctttttttttttttcaaagtcgggGCTACGCTTCGCAACAACAAATGGCTTGTTTAATctctacaaaaaatattacattctCGACTATGATCAGCGACTGGACAGCACTATGCAAGCTA CAACACGAAGTGTGCAGATAAAAGTTGATCGTGAGAAACGTTTGCAGAACATTACTGGCTTCGGTGGGTCATTTACGGGCTCCGTAAGTTATATTCTGGATAAGTTGCCACAAGAACTGCAAGATCATTTATATAA ATCATTTTACTCGTCAAGCGGCATTGGTTTCAATTTGATGCGTACCCCAATTGGTGGTTGCGATTTTGATTTGGAGGCATGGGCATACAATGAACTGCCCGAAAACGATACCGCTCTGAGCAATATAACAAAGTTAGATCCACGCGAGGAGAAAAGAATTGAACAAATTAAACGTTTGAAGCTGGTATCGAATGTAGAAAATTTGCGTATTAAAGCTGCCGCCTGGAGCTCTCCACCTTGGATGAAAACCAATAATGCATGGACTGGACTGGGTCGTTTGAAGAAAGAATACTACCAGACATGGGCTGATTATCATTTACGTTGGCTTGAGTTATGGGAAGATAGTGGTTTACCCATTTGGGCTATATCTACCGGCAATGAACCATTAAATGGTGTAGCTTTTATGAaacttatcaaattcatgagtTTAGGTTGGACTCCAAGCCAGCAG GCGGTTTGGTTGTCGGAGAATCTTGGTCCCACAATACGCTCCAAGTACAAAGACATGCTTATATTTGGTAATGATGACCAACGCTACACTTACGCCTTCTGGTTTAAGCAG ATGAAAGCCTCGCGCAGCGACTCTCTCGACTATCTTAGCGGTCTGGCGGTGCATTGGTATTGGGATGAGATTTTCAAACCGAAATTCATTGAAGTCGCTCGAAAGGAGATGCCAGATAGAATATTAATTTCCAGTGAATCGTGCATTGGTGATAAGCCATGGCAAAAAGCGGCACCGGTTTTGGGCTCTTGGGAGCGTGGGGAGAAATATGCGCGAGCTTTTCTTCAAGATCTCCAAAATGATTTTAATGGTTGGATCGACTGGAATATTGTGCTGGATGAAGAAGGTGGTCCGAATTATGTGAAGAATTTTGTCGATGCACCAGTAATTGCGAATATGACAA ATGGTATAGAAGTTTACAAACAACCGATATTCTACGCAATGGGCCATTTCTCAAAGTTCATACCAGAAGGTTCGGTTCGTATCGCCGCGGAACGTACCAATGTTAACGTGGACACAGTTGCTTTCTTGAGGCCAGACAGCAGCGTGGCACTTGTAATCTTTAATAG tgGCTACGCTAGCGTTGATGTTCACATAACGGATCCCTATCGCGGCTCAATCTTATTCCTAATACCCCCGAAATCTATTCATACCGTTCTTTACAAATAA
- the LOC129252036 gene encoding lysosomal acid glucosylceramidase-like: protein MEKSLSSLKCLVVICYVASFVAISFQESTPCDRREYTTGLVCICNVTYCDYLDDPTPTNISEFVIVSTSKAGLRFETTTGVLNASESISVLNYNQSTDAEGVGRAAARKVSLVVDREQRLQNITGFGGSFTGSVSYILDKLPQELQDHLYKSFYSSSGIGFNLMRTPIGGCDFDLEAWAYNELPENDTALSNFTKLDPREEKRIEQIKRLKLVSNVENLRIKAAAWSSPPWMKTNNAWTRWSRLRPEYYQTWADYHLRWLELWEESGLPIWAVSTGNEPSNGVIFMSFAKFMSLGWTPRKQGIWLYENFGPTIRSKYKDMLIFGNDDQRYSFPFWFKLMNSSRPNSIDYLDGLTVHFYWDEILRPTFIDIAHRAMPDKIMLVTESCIGDKPWQKAAPILGSWKRAEKYARAFLQDFQHNFNGWIDWNIVLDEEGGPNYVKNFVDAPVIANMTNLVEVYKQPIFYIMGHFSKFVPEGSVRIAAEATNVNVDTVAFLRPDGSVAIIVFNSGYASVEVNISDKNSGSIKFQIPPKSIHTVVYN from the exons atggaaaaaagtttgAGCTCTTTAAAGTGCTTAGTTGTAATTTGCTATGTAGCAAGTTTTGTGG CTATCTCATTTCAAGAAAGTACTCCATGTGATCGTAGAGAATATACAACTGGTTTAGTTTGTATTTGCAATGTCACCTATTGTGATTACCTAGACGATCCAACACCAACGAATATAAGCGAATTTGTTATTGTATCTACATCGAAG GCTGGTCTGCGATTTGAAACTACAACTGGTGTACTAAATGCCTCCGAAAGTATAAGCGTTCTAAATTACAATCAGAGCACAGACGCAGAAGGGGTTGGAAGAG CGGCAGCTCGAAAGGTATCGCTTGTGGTCGATCGTGAGCAACGTTTGCAGAACATTACTGGCTTCGGTGGTTCATTTACGGGCTCCGTAAGTTATATTCTGGATAAGTTGCCACAAGAACTGCAAGATCATTTATATAA ATCCTTTTACTCGTCAAGCGGCATTGGTTTCAATTTGATGCGTACTCCAATTGGTGGTTGCGATTTTGATTTGGAGGCCTGGGCGTATAATGAACTGCCCGAAAACGATACCGCCCTGAGCAATTTCACAAAGTTAGATCCACGCGAGGAGAAAAGAATTGAACAAATTAAACGTTTGAAGCTGGTATCGAATGTAGAAAATTTGCGTATTAAAGCTGCCGCCTGGAGCTCCCCACCTTGGATGAAAACTAATAACGCGTGGACTAGATGGAGTCGCTTAAGGCCAGAATACTATCAGACATGGGCTGATTATCATTTACGTTGGCTTGAATTATGGGAAGAGAGTGGTTTACCCATTTGGGCTGTATCTACCGGTAATGAACCCTCGAATGGCGTGATTTTTATGTCATTCGCCAAATTCATGAGTTTAGGTTGGACACCGAGGAAACAG GGTATTTGGTTATACGAGAACTTCGGCCCAACAATACGCTCCAAATATAAAGATATGCTTATATTCGGCAATGATGATCAGCGTTACTCGTTCCCTTTTTGGTTCAAATTG ATGAATTCTTCGCGCCCCAACTCAATCGACTATCTCGATGGATTGACAGTACATTTTTATTGGGATGAGATTTTAAGGCCTACGTTTATTGATATCGCTCATAGAGCGATGCCAGACAAAATCATGCTTGTTACAGAATCTTGTATTGGTGATAAGCCTTGGCAAAAAGCAGCACCTATTCTGGGCTCTTGGAAACGTGCTGAGAAATACGCCCGAGCTTTTCTTCAAGATTTCCAGCACAATTTTAATGGTTGGATCGATTGGAACATTGTGTTGGATGAAGAGGGTGGCCCGAATTACGTTAAGAATTTCGTTGACGCACCAGTGATTGCGAATATGACAA ACCTGGTCGAGGTATACAAACAACCGATATTCTATATTATGGGTCACTTCTCGAAGTTCGTACCGGAGGGTTCAGTACGTATTGCTGCTGAGGCTACAAACGTTAA